One stretch of Arachis duranensis cultivar V14167 chromosome 1, aradu.V14167.gnm2.J7QH, whole genome shotgun sequence DNA includes these proteins:
- the LOC107461800 gene encoding zinc finger BED domain-containing protein DAYSLEEPER isoform X2 has product MTTLEKDKVAETPDVKSESVNADPQPTNDLAKSKTQPESTVEDSEPQPNKDLSDSKTEPEKVLPASESQVTSDDANTELLPNSESDNTKEPLNNEPEKTEALPNNQLGDTGPPDTNQPVDTQVPLNNTSVNSEATPEAPTTNEQVDSEAIASNGVAHSETQTSNDVTETQPIDEVTQRIDEVTFSETQHTEVIFSETQQSNEVMSEKQQSNEVVISETQPSSEVVMSDTQPSSDLVAPETQPSNEAAIHEAHAGHDVVMSEAIPEHELANSTTDPNNQLSLPENLPDHHQFTDLHMIPEDHLPQPEPLPHSEPLPSNEPLSDSHLADIKPIPEDHLAHYDTLPNNHLHHSEELSNHQLANSEALSHDQLDNSQMIPHYEMTNNETLHDNRVVGSQAHYEIVNANIPSYEIVNAETPLNHEEHTPETQPSKRRKKKSIVWEHFTIENVSAGCRRACCKQCKQSFAYSTGSKVAGTSHLKRHIAKGTCPGLLRNQDPNQVTPYTPRSRGGGSGNTTNTPKRRYRSPSTPYILFDQDRCRHEIARMIIMHDYPLHMVEHPGFVAFVQNLQPQFNMVTFNTVQGDCVATYLMEKQNLMKYFEGLPGRVCLTLDVWTSSQSVGYVFITGHFVDSDWKLQRRILNVVMEPYPDSDTALSHAVAVCLSDWSLEGRLFSITCNKTLSEAALENLRTLLSVKNPLILNGQLLVGNCVARTLSNVADDLLNSAQGIVNKIRDSVKYVKTSESHEEKFLELKQQLQVPSERSLFIDDRTQWNTTYQMLVAASELKEVFSCLDTSDPDYKGAPSMQDWKLIETLCTYLKPLFDATNILTTTPHPTPITFFHEVWKLQLDLSRAVMNEDPFISNLTKSMQEKIDKYWRDTSLILALAVVMDPRFKMKLVEFSFTKIYGDDAHVYVKIVDDGIHELFHEYVTLPLPLTPAYAEEGNGNAKADGSPGGTLLSDNGLTDFDVYIMETTSHQMKSELDQYLEESLLPRVPDFDVLGWWKLNKLKYPTLSKMARDILSVPVSSVPAESVFDTKGKEMDQYRSSLRPETVEALVCAKDWMQYGAAESSNALVKMEF; this is encoded by the exons ATGACAACTCTTGAAAAAGACAAAGTGGCGGAGACCCCTGATGTGAAAAGTGAGTCCGTCAATGCTGATCCTCAACCTACCAATGATCTGGCTAAATCCAAAACTCAGCCTGAAAGCACTGTGGAAGATTCCGAGCCTCAGCCCAACAAGGATCTCTCGGATTCCAAAACAGAGCCGGAGAAAGTACTTCCTGCATCCGAAAGCCAGGTCACCAGTGATGATGCAAATACAGAACTATTGCCTAACTCCGAATCGGACAACACCAAAGAACCTTTGAACAATGAGCCTGAGAAAACTGAAGCACTGCCCAACAACCAGTTAGGTGATACTGGGCCCCCGGACACTAATCAACCTGTAGACACCCAGGTACCACTTAACAATACGTCAGTCAACTCTGAAGCTACTCCTGAGGCACCAACCACAAATGAGCAGGTTGATTCTGAGGCAATTGCAAGCAATGGCGTGGCTCATTCTGAAACACAGACCAGTAATGATGTCACTGAAACACAGCCCATTGATGAGGTGACACAGCGCATTGATGAG GTGACTTTCTCTGAAACACAGCACACGGAGGTTATTTTCTCTGAGACTCAGCAAAGCAATGAAGTTATGTCTGAAAAACAGCAAAGCAATGAAGTTGTCATTTCTGAAACTCAGCCCAGCAGTGAGGTTGTCATGTCTGACACGCAGCCTAGCAGCGACTTAGTAGCCCCTGAGACACAGCCCAGCAATGAGGCAGCCATTCACGAAGCACATGCTGGCCATGATGTGGTAATGTCAGAAGCTATACCTGAACATGAGTTGGCCAATTCCACAACTGATCCCAACAACCAGCTCTCCCTTCCAGAAAATCTTCCTGATCATCATCAATTCACTGATCTCCATATGATTCCAGAAGACCACTTGCCTCAACCTGAACCACTACCACATTCCGAACCTCTTCCTAGTAATGAACCACTATCAGACAGTCATCTTGCAGACATCAAACCAATACCTGAAGATCACCTGGCCCACTATGATACTCTGCCCAACAATCATCTGCACCATTCTGAGGAACTGTCCAACCACCAGCTAGCTAACTCTGAAGCACTGTCCCATGATCAGCTAGACAATTCCCAAATGATACCTCACTATGAGATGACAAATAACGAAACGCTGCATGACAATCGGGTAGTCGGTTCTCAAGCACACTATGAGATTGTTAATGCTAACATACCAAGCTATGAGATTGTAAATGCTGAAACTCCACTGAACCATGAGGAACATACACCAGAAACACAGCCAAGcaagaggagaaaaaagaaATCTATAGTCTGGGAACACTTCACCATAGAAAATGTCAGTGCTGGATGTAGAAGGGCATGCTGCAAGCAATGCAAACAAAGTTTTGCATACAGTACTGGTTCAAAAGTTGCTGGGACAAGCCACCTTAAACGCCATATTGCCAAGGGAACATGTCCAGGGCTTCTGCGTAACCAGGATCCGAACCAGGTGACTCCATATACTCCACGATCGAGGGGTGGTGGTTCTGGCAATACTACCAATACACCGAAGCGGCGTTATAGGTCGCCTAGCACTCCTTACATCCTTTTTGATCAGGATCGGTGTCGCCATGAGATTGCTAGAATGATCATTATGCATGATTACCCCCTTCACATGGTTGAACATCCGGGTTTTGTTGCATTTGTTCAAAATCTGCAACCCCAGTTCAACATGGTGACCTTCAACACTGTTCAAGGAGATTGTGTGGCAACATACTTGATGGAAAAGCAAAACCTTATGAAGTATTTTGAGGGATTACCTGGACGTGTATGTCTGACGCTGGATGTTTGGACTTCCTCCCAATCTGTGGGGTATGTGTTTATTACAGGACATTTTGTTGACAGTGATTGGAAGTTGCAGAGGAGAATTCTCAATGTTGTGATGGAACCATACCCTGATTCTGACACTGCCCTTAGCCATGCTGTAGCTGTATGCCTTTCTGATTGGAGTTTGGAGGGCAGGCTGTTTTCTATCACATGTAATAAGACTCTGAGTGAAGCTGCTCTTGAAAATCTCAGAACTTTACTTTCTGTGAAGAATCCACTTATCCTCAACGGTCAGTTGCTGGTTGGAAATTGCGTTGCTCGCACTTTAAGCAATGTTGCAGATGATTTGTTGAACTCTGCGCAAGGCATAGTCAATAAAATCCGGGACAGTGTAAAGTATGTGAAAACATCAGAATCTCATGAGGAGAAATTCCTGGAGCTTAAGCAGCAACTTCAGGTGCCTAGTGAAAGGAGCCTTTTTATTGATGATCGAACCCAATGGAACACAACTTATCAGATGCTGGTGGCGGCTTCGGAGCTAAAGGAAGTGTTTTCTTGTTTGGACACATCTGATCCTGATTACAAGGGGGCTCCATCGATGCAGGACTGGAAGCTGATTGAGACCCTTTGCACATACTTGAAGCCCCTTTTTGATGCAACAAACATTCTTACCACAACACCTCATCCCACTCCAATTACCTTCTTTCATGAGGTTTGGAAATTGCAGTTGGATCTATCTCGTGCTGTTATGAACGAGGATCCTTTCATTAGCAACCTTACTAAATCTATGCAAGAGAAGATTGATAAATACTGGAGAGATACTAGTCTGATTTTGGCACTTGCAGTAGTAATGGATCCTCGCTTCAAGATGAAGCTTGTTGAGTTCAGTTTCACAAAGATCTATGGTGATGATGCTCATGTGTATGTCAAGATCGTTGATGACGGCATACACGAGCTGTTTCATGAGTACGTGACCCTTCCCTTGCCTCTAACACCAGCATATGCAGAAGAAGGAAATGGTAATGCAAAGGCCGATGGATCCCCTGGAGGAACTCTGTTGTCTGATAATGGTCTTACAGATTTTGATGTCTATATCATGGAAACCACCAGCCATCAGATGAAGTCTGAATTGGACCAGTATCTGGAAGAATCACTGTTGCCGCGTGTTCCAGACTTTGATGTGTTGGGCTGGTGGAAGCTAAACAAGCTCAAGTACCCTACACTTTCCAAAATGGCCCGAGACATACTGTCAGTCCCAGTTTCTAGTGTTCCGGCTGAGTCCGTGTTTGACACAAAAGGCAAAGAGATGGATCAGTACCGGAGTTCGTTGCGACCAGAGACAGTGGAAGCCCTTGTTTGTGCTAAGGACTGGATGCAGTATGGCGCTGCCGAATCTTCCAATGCCCTTGTGAAAATGGAGTTCTAG
- the LOC107461800 gene encoding zinc finger BED domain-containing protein DAYSLEEPER isoform X1, producing MTTLEKDKVAETPDVKSESVNADPQPTNDLAKSKTQPESTVEDSEPQPNKDLSDSKTEPEKVLPASESQVTSDDANTELLPNSESDNTKEPLNNEPEKTEALPNNQLGDTGPPDTNQPVDTQVPLNNTSVNSEATPEAPTTNEQVDSEAIASNGVAHSETQTSNDVTETQPIDEVTQRIDEVTFSETQRIDEVTFSETQHTEVIFSETQQSNEVMSEKQQSNEVVISETQPSSEVVMSDTQPSSDLVAPETQPSNEAAIHEAHAGHDVVMSEAIPEHELANSTTDPNNQLSLPENLPDHHQFTDLHMIPEDHLPQPEPLPHSEPLPSNEPLSDSHLADIKPIPEDHLAHYDTLPNNHLHHSEELSNHQLANSEALSHDQLDNSQMIPHYEMTNNETLHDNRVVGSQAHYEIVNANIPSYEIVNAETPLNHEEHTPETQPSKRRKKKSIVWEHFTIENVSAGCRRACCKQCKQSFAYSTGSKVAGTSHLKRHIAKGTCPGLLRNQDPNQVTPYTPRSRGGGSGNTTNTPKRRYRSPSTPYILFDQDRCRHEIARMIIMHDYPLHMVEHPGFVAFVQNLQPQFNMVTFNTVQGDCVATYLMEKQNLMKYFEGLPGRVCLTLDVWTSSQSVGYVFITGHFVDSDWKLQRRILNVVMEPYPDSDTALSHAVAVCLSDWSLEGRLFSITCNKTLSEAALENLRTLLSVKNPLILNGQLLVGNCVARTLSNVADDLLNSAQGIVNKIRDSVKYVKTSESHEEKFLELKQQLQVPSERSLFIDDRTQWNTTYQMLVAASELKEVFSCLDTSDPDYKGAPSMQDWKLIETLCTYLKPLFDATNILTTTPHPTPITFFHEVWKLQLDLSRAVMNEDPFISNLTKSMQEKIDKYWRDTSLILALAVVMDPRFKMKLVEFSFTKIYGDDAHVYVKIVDDGIHELFHEYVTLPLPLTPAYAEEGNGNAKADGSPGGTLLSDNGLTDFDVYIMETTSHQMKSELDQYLEESLLPRVPDFDVLGWWKLNKLKYPTLSKMARDILSVPVSSVPAESVFDTKGKEMDQYRSSLRPETVEALVCAKDWMQYGAAESSNALVKMEF from the coding sequence ATGACAACTCTTGAAAAAGACAAAGTGGCGGAGACCCCTGATGTGAAAAGTGAGTCCGTCAATGCTGATCCTCAACCTACCAATGATCTGGCTAAATCCAAAACTCAGCCTGAAAGCACTGTGGAAGATTCCGAGCCTCAGCCCAACAAGGATCTCTCGGATTCCAAAACAGAGCCGGAGAAAGTACTTCCTGCATCCGAAAGCCAGGTCACCAGTGATGATGCAAATACAGAACTATTGCCTAACTCCGAATCGGACAACACCAAAGAACCTTTGAACAATGAGCCTGAGAAAACTGAAGCACTGCCCAACAACCAGTTAGGTGATACTGGGCCCCCGGACACTAATCAACCTGTAGACACCCAGGTACCACTTAACAATACGTCAGTCAACTCTGAAGCTACTCCTGAGGCACCAACCACAAATGAGCAGGTTGATTCTGAGGCAATTGCAAGCAATGGCGTGGCTCATTCTGAAACACAGACCAGTAATGATGTCACTGAAACACAGCCCATTGATGAGGTGACACAGCGCATTGATGAGGTGACTTTCTCTGAAACACAGCGCATTGATGAGGTGACTTTCTCTGAAACACAGCACACGGAGGTTATTTTCTCTGAGACTCAGCAAAGCAATGAAGTTATGTCTGAAAAACAGCAAAGCAATGAAGTTGTCATTTCTGAAACTCAGCCCAGCAGTGAGGTTGTCATGTCTGACACGCAGCCTAGCAGCGACTTAGTAGCCCCTGAGACACAGCCCAGCAATGAGGCAGCCATTCACGAAGCACATGCTGGCCATGATGTGGTAATGTCAGAAGCTATACCTGAACATGAGTTGGCCAATTCCACAACTGATCCCAACAACCAGCTCTCCCTTCCAGAAAATCTTCCTGATCATCATCAATTCACTGATCTCCATATGATTCCAGAAGACCACTTGCCTCAACCTGAACCACTACCACATTCCGAACCTCTTCCTAGTAATGAACCACTATCAGACAGTCATCTTGCAGACATCAAACCAATACCTGAAGATCACCTGGCCCACTATGATACTCTGCCCAACAATCATCTGCACCATTCTGAGGAACTGTCCAACCACCAGCTAGCTAACTCTGAAGCACTGTCCCATGATCAGCTAGACAATTCCCAAATGATACCTCACTATGAGATGACAAATAACGAAACGCTGCATGACAATCGGGTAGTCGGTTCTCAAGCACACTATGAGATTGTTAATGCTAACATACCAAGCTATGAGATTGTAAATGCTGAAACTCCACTGAACCATGAGGAACATACACCAGAAACACAGCCAAGcaagaggagaaaaaagaaATCTATAGTCTGGGAACACTTCACCATAGAAAATGTCAGTGCTGGATGTAGAAGGGCATGCTGCAAGCAATGCAAACAAAGTTTTGCATACAGTACTGGTTCAAAAGTTGCTGGGACAAGCCACCTTAAACGCCATATTGCCAAGGGAACATGTCCAGGGCTTCTGCGTAACCAGGATCCGAACCAGGTGACTCCATATACTCCACGATCGAGGGGTGGTGGTTCTGGCAATACTACCAATACACCGAAGCGGCGTTATAGGTCGCCTAGCACTCCTTACATCCTTTTTGATCAGGATCGGTGTCGCCATGAGATTGCTAGAATGATCATTATGCATGATTACCCCCTTCACATGGTTGAACATCCGGGTTTTGTTGCATTTGTTCAAAATCTGCAACCCCAGTTCAACATGGTGACCTTCAACACTGTTCAAGGAGATTGTGTGGCAACATACTTGATGGAAAAGCAAAACCTTATGAAGTATTTTGAGGGATTACCTGGACGTGTATGTCTGACGCTGGATGTTTGGACTTCCTCCCAATCTGTGGGGTATGTGTTTATTACAGGACATTTTGTTGACAGTGATTGGAAGTTGCAGAGGAGAATTCTCAATGTTGTGATGGAACCATACCCTGATTCTGACACTGCCCTTAGCCATGCTGTAGCTGTATGCCTTTCTGATTGGAGTTTGGAGGGCAGGCTGTTTTCTATCACATGTAATAAGACTCTGAGTGAAGCTGCTCTTGAAAATCTCAGAACTTTACTTTCTGTGAAGAATCCACTTATCCTCAACGGTCAGTTGCTGGTTGGAAATTGCGTTGCTCGCACTTTAAGCAATGTTGCAGATGATTTGTTGAACTCTGCGCAAGGCATAGTCAATAAAATCCGGGACAGTGTAAAGTATGTGAAAACATCAGAATCTCATGAGGAGAAATTCCTGGAGCTTAAGCAGCAACTTCAGGTGCCTAGTGAAAGGAGCCTTTTTATTGATGATCGAACCCAATGGAACACAACTTATCAGATGCTGGTGGCGGCTTCGGAGCTAAAGGAAGTGTTTTCTTGTTTGGACACATCTGATCCTGATTACAAGGGGGCTCCATCGATGCAGGACTGGAAGCTGATTGAGACCCTTTGCACATACTTGAAGCCCCTTTTTGATGCAACAAACATTCTTACCACAACACCTCATCCCACTCCAATTACCTTCTTTCATGAGGTTTGGAAATTGCAGTTGGATCTATCTCGTGCTGTTATGAACGAGGATCCTTTCATTAGCAACCTTACTAAATCTATGCAAGAGAAGATTGATAAATACTGGAGAGATACTAGTCTGATTTTGGCACTTGCAGTAGTAATGGATCCTCGCTTCAAGATGAAGCTTGTTGAGTTCAGTTTCACAAAGATCTATGGTGATGATGCTCATGTGTATGTCAAGATCGTTGATGACGGCATACACGAGCTGTTTCATGAGTACGTGACCCTTCCCTTGCCTCTAACACCAGCATATGCAGAAGAAGGAAATGGTAATGCAAAGGCCGATGGATCCCCTGGAGGAACTCTGTTGTCTGATAATGGTCTTACAGATTTTGATGTCTATATCATGGAAACCACCAGCCATCAGATGAAGTCTGAATTGGACCAGTATCTGGAAGAATCACTGTTGCCGCGTGTTCCAGACTTTGATGTGTTGGGCTGGTGGAAGCTAAACAAGCTCAAGTACCCTACACTTTCCAAAATGGCCCGAGACATACTGTCAGTCCCAGTTTCTAGTGTTCCGGCTGAGTCCGTGTTTGACACAAAAGGCAAAGAGATGGATCAGTACCGGAGTTCGTTGCGACCAGAGACAGTGGAAGCCCTTGTTTGTGCTAAGGACTGGATGCAGTATGGCGCTGCCGAATCTTCCAATGCCCTTGTGAAAATGGAGTTCTAG